TCAGGCTTCTCCCCATGTCCTCAGCTCTCCTGCTGCAGTACGCTTCGATCTTCGCTTTCAATTTCAAACTCCTCCCCTCCCTCCTCGGCTTCTCCCTGGAGTTCCTCCCGCTCATGCTACCGCTCTTCGCGCTCTCCACAGCGGTCATATGGTGGTTCAGGAAGCTCGGTTCACCTTCAGCCGCCATGTTGGTGAACTCGTTGGTCTTCTCATGGGCCTCGGCTAGCGTCTTTCCATTCGGTGGTCTCTGAGGTGGTGCCATGTACGAGCTCTTAGTGGTCATAGAGGAGGTCAGGGGGAGGTGCGCAGCCGGCTACAAGCCCGGCGACCGGTTCCTGATGAGGGGCTTCTACCTGGAGAGGATGCAGGAAGCCAGGGTATGCCTCCATGCCCTCTCATCCATGCTCACCCTCGTATCCCCAATGCTGAAGGGGGTGCCGGCCGAGGCCCTCGGCGTGGGGAGCGGGGACCTCGCTTACGTCCAGTGCCCGGACCCGGGACCCCCTGTGACCTGCGGAGGTACTGTGGTCTTCAGGCTCGTGAGGAGGGAGGTTTAATTGGGACCCGGTGATCAGCCGAGGGTGATCGCTTGAGGGCCGTGTCCTTCGACCTCTGGTTCACGCTGATATGGGAGACGAAGGAGGACGAGGAGCTCTACGTCAGGATGAGATTGGAGTCCCTCAGGAGCTTCCTGAGTGAGGAGGGATACGAGGTGCCTTTGGATGTCCTCAGGAGCGTTTACTCAGCCACAAAGGACTTCAGGATGGTGGTCCATCCGAGGGAGCTCTTGAGGATGCTCCTCACTCGCATAGGCTTTGAAGTGAGCGATAGGTCCCTGGAGAGGGCTTTACAAGCTTACGTAAGCTCAACAGACGGCTTCATCCCCAGGGTCAACGAGGAGGCCCTCGAGGTGCTCCCGGAACTCAGGTCCATGGGGTTGAAGCTGGCTCTGGTGACGAACACCTCCTTCAGCCGGAGGAGCGTCAGGGCCATCCTGAGGAACGTGGGACTCGACCTTTTCGACGCAGTGATCACATCATGCGAAGCGGGATTCATGAAGCCTCAGAGAGCCATCTTCTCGATGCTGCTCGATGAACTGGGTTTGGAGGCTTCCCAGGTGGTACACGTGGGTGACTCCTGCTATCATGACGTGATAGGGGCTGCTAACGCCGGTCTCAGGGCCTTGCACTACCCTAAGTTAGCCCATCTGAGGGGTGTCGATGACTCCTGCCCTGGTTTCGAGAGCATAGGGAGCTTGGGCGAGCTGATGAGGGTCTTGCGTTGAGGCCCCTGAGCTGGCCGAGTGATAGGGTCAGCGCGGAAGCTCAGTAATCCTCTCTGGTGAGGAGCCAGGGGTTCCCTATGTGCACTCTGGTCAATCCCTCCTCCCTGGCGACTCTCTCAGCCTCTAGAGCGTGCCTCCTGCTCGTCTTAGGCAGATCCGTCATCAGGAAGCTTGGATGAAAGGCTAGCAGGCTGTAAGGGGTTTCGGGATTTACGGAAGCTATGAACTTGGCTATCATCCTCACCTCCTCCTCGTCCACGTAGCCCGGGACCAGTAGGGTGCTTGCCGTGAACAGAGGGACCTCTTTCCTCTCCTCGGATAACCTGAGGGC
This is a stretch of genomic DNA from Candidatus Korarchaeum sp.. It encodes these proteins:
- a CDS encoding TIGR04076 family protein yields the protein MYELLVVIEEVRGRCAAGYKPGDRFLMRGFYLERMQEARVCLHALSSMLTLVSPMLKGVPAEALGVGSGDLAYVQCPDPGPPVTCGGTVVFRLVRREV
- a CDS encoding HAD family hydrolase, coding for MSFDLWFTLIWETKEDEELYVRMRLESLRSFLSEEGYEVPLDVLRSVYSATKDFRMVVHPRELLRMLLTRIGFEVSDRSLERALQAYVSSTDGFIPRVNEEALEVLPELRSMGLKLALVTNTSFSRRSVRAILRNVGLDLFDAVITSCEAGFMKPQRAIFSMLLDELGLEASQVVHVGDSCYHDVIGAANAGLRALHYPKLAHLRGVDDSCPGFESIGSLGELMRVLR